TTCACTGTGGTGAACTTGTCGAAGATCACTGCTTCGGACTCGATGTAGTTTGGGTACTGGCGATAAGCAATCTTATTGCGACCGACCTGTACCGTGACTTCGCGCATGTTCTCGTTGACATAATCAACCACGCTGATTTGCGGCTTCGGTGCCTCGCCCTTCTTCCTTTCGACCTTGTCAGGCAGCGATTCCGGCAGCAAGCTGTTGTTATCTTTGACGTAGGAGCCCTCATTGACGGAGTACTCAATGTTGGCGCCTCGCCACTCGTCTTCGGGCCTCTTCTTGAGATTGTTCTCGAAGTCGAACTCTTCACCCGACATCCTTTGTCGTTCCACATACTCATCGAACTTGAGTTGGTGGTACTCGGCACGAATATCGTTGGCGTCGAGCTTCTCAAGCTCGGCTACTCGATCCAAGTCGCCTTTTGCCCGCGCGTCCTCAATGAGAGTCTCACGTCCGGTCTTCTCATAGAATTCGTCGGCTGAAACATTCGGCTTATGGTTCACGTCGGCTGCGTCCGCATGATGGTGCTGTGAGAAGTGCGAGTCATCGACTGGCTTGTGTGCAGTGTCGATCGTGTCGCGCGTTTCACCTAAGGGGCCGTCCTCGTGTGGCTTGAGAAACTCAGCCCTTTCGCGTCGCAACTGTTCCTCGTTGAGTTCGATTCCGGCAGCATTTCGCCCATCTGCGAATTCGGGATGCTTACCGTCGCCGGCACTCTTAGCCCGCGAAGCCTCATCGGTGTGTTCACCAGCCTCGCGGATTGCAGTGCCTGCTGGCTCTTCACGGTGGCTGTCGCCACGCGAATCATCGGAACGATCGTAATCCTTAGCTGTCTTGACGTCCTCAGCGTCAGGGGTGGACTTCCCCTTCTCAGCGACATCGTCGGCATGAATTACCGCGCTTTCCTTACCCTCCTTGCCGCCCTTCACTGCGTCGTCAGCGTGATCGGTCGAAGTTTCAGCGGCCTCTTTGGTGGCAGGTGCGGATGCTTCAGGCTTATCGGCCTTCGAGACATCCGAGACCTCGAGCTCGGCACCGTCGCCCTTGCCTCGTTTGGCGAAGTCATCGGTGTTGTCGAGTGCCTCGTCGACACCGGTCCTTTCGGCGACGGCGGTTGCGCGGGTGTCGTCGGCTTTGTCGACCACCTTGGCGGTGGGAGAATCAGCCTGATCTATGTGATGCGCCGAGGCCGCCCCCTGCGACGCATCTTTGGTGGTGGATTGAGGTTCTGGCTCCTTCGTGAGATCAGTGTCGCCTGAGCTGGCCTTGCGATTTGGCGTGAGCTCGTCTGCCTCGTTCATGCTTCGGCCGGCACTGGTGCGCTCCCCGAGGGGCCCTCCGGCTTCGACGCTACCCGTTTTCCCGATTGAGGCAGTGGACTTCGGAGCATCGTCGAGGTGGTGGGACGCGTCCTGAAGGGCATCGTCGGCTGGTGACGCAGACGCTCCGAGACCGGAACGGTGTGGTTCGGGATGGGCATCCTTCATGTTGAAGCCACGGGGTTTTGCGACGTTGTCGGCGGAATCGACGATCTTGCCTGCAGCGCGGTGTTCAATCGATGCGGCGGCTCCCGATCGAATGGGCGCGGCACTCTTGCCTGCCTCAACTGCCATGTGGTTGGCGTTCGTCCCCGCGACCTTGGCGGCAGCCCCGGTGTGAGAACTGGCTTGTGGCGCGCCTGTACGTGCGAAGTTGTCGAATTTTCCACCAGCTTGCTTGACACTAGCTCTCGCAACATCGTCCGCGTGGTGGGTGACGCTACCGGCGCCTGCGCGTGCGGTGGTGCCGCCAATTTTGCTGCCGGCGGCTTTCACTCCACCGCGAGCAACCGCACCGGTGCCGATCGTTCCTGCGGCCTTATGCATACCGCCCTTGGCGGCACCCTTGATCGTGGAGAGTGCTCCGGCCTTGACCGCCCCTTGGGTTGCGGCCTTAGCACCCGAGCCAGCGGCGCCCTTGATCGCAGTGCCTGCCGCTGCCTTCACGCCCCCCTTAGCAGCGGTCCCCACGGCAGCCTTGGCACCGGCGGTGACGCCGGCCTTAATTGCGCCGCCAGTGCCGCCGCTCGCGACCGTCATGACGAGGTCTGGCGCTGCGTGGCCCAGGTAGTAAGCCGGGTCCTCCTTGAACTTATCGACCTCGTTGACCACGAAGTTCTTCGTCCCTTTAGCGACGGTGACGGCGGCGTCTTTCGGGCTGAAATTCTTGATGGCGTTCGCAGCCGCGTCCTTCATGCGCCCGATTCCGCCGTTCTTGACGAAATCGTCGAGGCCTCTTGCAGCCTCCATGAGTTCTTCGCGATTATCCCAGAGAGACTTTGTCCCCTTTAACACAAGCTTTCCAAGGTCCACGACGGCCGTGAGCGTCTCTTTGACCGAATCGCCAAGTCCACGCAGGAACCGTTCGGCCACATTGCCTTCGTGCTTGCCGTCCGATTCGTCGGCATTGCCCGCATTACCGCCGCCGAGAGTCCCTGCAAGAGCCTCGTCAGCTTTCTTCATGTCCTCGCGCAGCTTCTTCACTTCGTCTTCGAGACGCGAAAGTTCAGCTTCGGCTTCGGCGATTGCGTCGTCGCGTTCGTCGTTCGGTACTTCTTCTTCCTCGCCGTCCGCATTCGTCTCTGTCTTTGTTTTCGGCATCATGAGTGCCGCAGCCATAGCTAATTCAGCGGCCATGATCTCGAGCTGGAGTCGCGCCTTGCGTTCATGGAACTCTACGAGCTTTGCCGCGTATTCATGGAGTGCTGCTTTGACCTCGTTGGTGCTCTCTTGGAGCAAGGAGGCAGATTTGAGCGGCTGACGCATACCGTTGTAGACGGTTTCGGCCTCCGGGGCCTTGTAGGTTCCGGACAGTCCGTACCACGTTTCCTGTGCAGACGAAACGAGGTCGAAGGTGCGCGAGCCTATCGATTGGATTTCGGATGCGAGGCCGGTAACAGCGCCCGGGCTGTCAATTTCGGGCAGTTCAAGATCCATTGGTGGACACTCCTGGCATGTCGGTGGCCCCGATGCTTGCATCGGCGCTGCTGGCGTTAGAGCTCATGGTGGCATCGCCCTCGAGGTACGAGGTGAGGGCGTCAATCGTACAGTTAATCGTGTTGAAGGCCTGGCCCTGCGACGATTTGACGCTAATCATGACGATGTCCTGAAGGAAGGACATCATCGCGGGTTGACTCGCGGGGCTGTGCTGAAGGGCGCTTCCGGTTGTCGAAATCGCGGAGTTAGTTTCATCGACGGCGATGGAGAGATCTTCGACGATACTTACGGCACTTTCGATAATGTGCCCCGAAGCTTCCGGATCAATGTCGTAGTGCATGGAGAGTGTCCCCCTCAAACTCAAGTGCTCGTAGAGGGGCCCGGCCGCCTGTGTTGGTGGCCGGGCCGTTTGTGTGGTGTGGGTGTTAGCCGATGTTGGCGACGGCGCTGGCGGCGCGTTGTTGGGCGCTGGTGGCGGTTTCGTCGTTTTTGCTCATGGTGGTTTTGACGAGGTCGATGATGCCGCGGACCTCGTTGGAGGCGCGGTGCCAGCGCTGTTCGACGTGGCGGTATTCTTCGGAGACGCCGTCGGCCTGGAAGTCGCTCATGGCGGCGTTGACCTGCTGGTCGCGCATGGAGATGAGGCCTTCGAGGCGGCCGATGATGCCGGCGAGGTCGCCCTGGACGGACTGGGAAACGCCGGTGTCGAACGAGATGCGGTCGGTGGTGGGCATGAGGTGTCCTCTCTAAAGCGTGTGTGGTGGCTTTTGTGGTGTGTGGGTTCAGCTCTGGCCGGAGAAGCGTGCGCCGTCGAAGTTGGCCGAGCCCTGTGCGGAGGTGGCGTTGTCCATCGACTCCTGGTCGCCGGTCTGGAAGGCGGTGTCCATGCCGCCCTGGCCTTCGAGGATGCGGCCGAGGGAGACGTTGAGGTCGTGGCTGATTTCGTCGGTGCGGGCCTTGAACTGGTCGAAGGCGGCGCGGCCGGCGCCGTTGAACTTGCCTTCGAGGGGCTCCACCGAGGCAACGAGCTGCTTGACGAGCGAGCCGAGGTCGTCGTTAGCGCCGGAGGTGTTGGTGGTGAGGGTGGAGAGGGTCTGGTTGCCCATATCGAACTTCATGAGTGCACTCCCTTGCAAAAGTGTTGTGAGGAGTGTGAACCACGGCGTCAGAGCGCGTGCGGTTCCCACGCTTCCCCTTGTGCTGTCCGGGACACACGTCCCGTTATCTGACCGTTATAGAAAAACACAACCGTCACGGGATCTGTTCGGAGTCTTTCTAAAGTTTCCGTTATGTTTCCGTGATGTTCACGCAAGTGGCCGTTGTCAGCGAATGTGTGCACAATGGCATTCGTATATTACTGCCACCACGCTCAGCAGGGGGTTTGAACTGCGTGTACACCTATGACGACCAGCTTCTCGATGCCGTTAAAGTGCGCCGCAAACGGCTCGCACAGGCGCTCTTGCATAGGTCGCCTCGTTGTGTGACCGCTGACAGAGGGACACGAAAAGGTTTGACTCAATTGTTGACTGCCGTAGTTTTGCGAACGGCGGCTGCGCATAATGGGGATGCGGATTCCTTAAAGCGCGCGCGGCCCAGTTCGAGCATCGCGATCGAATCGCGAAGTGCCCTACGGGGCCGCGAGAGAACGAAGGAGAGATTCTCTTGCACTGCTTATTTAGTTGTCGGCATTAGCCCTGGGTGCTGTTAGATCGCTTGAGTTGAGGTCGCCCGAGAAGTTCTGAACGTGCAGGCACTCAGCGCGATCCGGTATCGAAGAAAGGGCCTGATCAATCATGTGTGAGGCTTGTTCGGGTGATGTGTGACCGGCATTGTCGAAAACCTCTTGGATCAAAGCAGCGTCGATTCCGGTTGCTGATGATAGATCCTGAACGGCCTGGTCCTTGAGCGTGAAGAACTCGCGACGGAGAGCGTTGCCAAGGGGCAACGGAGCCCCGGACTTCCGGGAGAGAGAAGGTGCCGGTGCGTCTGGCGCGGAGGCTGGTACAGGCGCCGGGACTGGGTGTGGAGCCGGTGAAGGGGCTGGAGCTGGGTGTGGGCTCGGTGCGGGATCATCAAACACTGGTGCCGGGCCCGGTGCCGGTTTTGGAGCGGGTGCTGGAACCGGAGCTAGCACTGGTGCATCGTCGACGGGTGTCGGTGCTGGTGCAGGAATTGGCTGCGGAGCCGGTGCTGCTTGTGGGCCGGGCGACGGCTGCGGGCTTAGCGACGGAGGTGCCGGTTCTACATGAGGTGTTGGAACCGGGGCGTGCTGAGGGCTTGGTGCGGGTGCTGGTGTAGGCACGGGTGAATGCGGTGTAGGGGCGGGTTGAGGTGCCGATGGGGCAGGCGAGGAAGCGGTCCCTCTACCAGCTGCATCTTCGGAGAAATGTTCTTTGAGGGAACCATAAATGCCGTGGTTAAATGCTTCGCGTGGGACGTCTTTGAAAGGTTTGGCAGAAGCGTCCTTGAGGCCTTGCTTGATGCTCTTGGAACCGACGCCTTTGAATTCTTTAGCGGTAACACCTGTTGCCTTCAGCTCCACGCTCGCGCCGCCTAGGAAAATTGTCGGGACGAGCTTCCCGATTTCTTTGGCTGGGTCGTGTGCGACGGAAACGGCACCGCCTCCTACCCAGGCTATACCGTGCGTTGCGATCGATGGCATCGCGCCATACAAAGCTAGATCCCTGGCGTTTTGATGAAACCATCGTGCTCCCCCCAAGTAGGTATTGTCGTCGGAGTTCTTGCGCAAAAAGTTTCCAAATATAGCAATTGCGCCGAATTGGCTGGGTGCTAAATGTCCGAGAGCCTGAAGTTTGTTGTCCATAAAATAGGACCAAAGATTGTCGCGATGCTTCCAGACGTTGACGGCGTTGACTTTCAAGGTAAGGAGCATGATCTTTGGAAGGTCAATAGCGCCTTCGAGGGCGCCCATCACCAACGAGCCATTCAAGAAGTTAGACAAGGCTGTTTCGCCCGTATGCTTTCCAAAAGTCCCAACAAGAAGCTGTTGGGAAAGTGAAGCATCCGCCTGTTGAACACGCCTCTTGAAGTCCGCGATCGCTGCGGCAACCTCGTCCTCCCGTGATCGCGCTTCTTCCATAGCTTTCGCGCGCTCCGGGTTCTCCTCCCGTCGGGTCTCACCGGGATTGCTCGGATCGGGTTCCTCTACATATTCGTCCATCGCCTTCGCGTCAGCGTAAAGCTGTTCCACTTCGGCAATGTCGGATTCGAGCTTCTTCTTCTCTTTCTCAAACTCGCTGAGCTTCTGCGAGTAGTCCTCGAGGTGACCCTGGAGTTCCTTGGTCTTCGATGCAAGATTCTGTGAGACCTCTGATGGAGTTCGGAAAACTCGTTGGACGTCCGTACTTTCGGGTGCCTTATACGAACTTGCTATAGAGGTCCAAGAGGCGTCAGCCTCGCTGATGATGGTATTGGTGCCCTCCCCCAATGCACCGAAATTTTCGGCAAGGGCTGACACGCGGGTTGGATCGTCCAATTCTGGTAGGTCAGCGGCAGAAATCATTTCAGTCTCCCAAGGGGGTCGTCATTGGGTCAAGGTCAGGAACATTTTTGGTAACGATGCCTTTCCCGGTTGGGTTATCAGGCGTGCAGAGGCTACCTTGCTGTCGTTTAGCCGCATCGAGCCGAGCAATCTCGTCGGCCGAGTGAACAACATTGGGGTTTCGGTTCCCGGACCCGGGCGCGTCAGGCGTGTGAATTGAAGCTTCACCGGCACTGTTGAATTCAGCGATGAGTCCATCGCCATAGACGTACTTGTCGACAGCTTCCTTAACGGATTCAACGTTCTTGCGCGAAAGTCCCTGGCAATACTCAATGTCGTGCAGAATGAAAAATTCGAGACACTTCTGAGCGGCGGTCGAACTTAGAGGGCTGTGCTGGAGGGTGCTGCTGGCGTCCCCCAAGCTGTCGTTGGCGAGGTCGACCATGGCGTTGAGACCATCAAGTTACGAGTGAGCTTCAAGAGATTTTGCCCAAACTTCGTCGGGATTGATGTCGAATTGCAATGTTCGTTCCTTTGATGCACGAATTCGCCCATGTGCTTGGAGGCGTCGGCTGGCTGTATGGCTGGTGTTGTTTTGAGACAGAGGCTTGGCGCTGGGGCTTGCCCTGTATTAGGGAGGGGGTGGGGCCCGGCCGCCTGTGTTGGTGGCCGGGCCGTTTGTGTGGTGTGGGTGTTAGCCGATGTTGGCGACGGCGCTGGCGGCGCGTTGTTGGGCGCTGGTGGCGGTTTCGTCGTTTTTGCTCATGGTGGTTTTGACGAGGTCGATGATGCCGCGGACCTCGTTGGAGGCGCGGTGCCAGCGCTGTTCGACGTGGCGGTATTCTTCGGAGACGCCGTCGGCCTGGAAGTCGCTCATGGCGGCGTTGACCTGCTGGTCGCGCATGGAGATGAGGCCTTCGAGGCGGCCGATGATGCCGGCGAGGTCGCCCTGGACGGACTGGGAAACGCCGGTGTCGAACGAGATGCGGTCGGTGGTGGGCATGAGGTGTCCTCTCTAAAGCGTGTGTGGTGGCTTTTGTGGTGTGTGGGTTCAGCTCTGGCCGGAGAAGCGTGCGCCGTCGAAGTTGGCCGAGCCCTGTGCGGAGGTGGCGTTGTCCATCGACTCCTGGTCGCCGGTCTGGAAGGCGGTGTCCATGCCGCCCTGGCCTTCGAGGATGCGGCCGAGGGAGACGTTGAGGTCGTGGCTGATTTCGTCGGTGCGGGCCTTGAACTGGTCGAAGGCGGCGCGGCCGGCGCCGTTGAACTTGCCTTCGAGGGGCTCCACCGAGGCAACGAGCTGCTTGACGAGCGAGCCGAGGTCGTCGTTAGCGCCGGAGGTGTTGGTGGTGAGGGTGGAGAGGGTCTGGTTGCCCATATCGAACTTCATGAGTGCACTCCCTTGCAAAAGTGTTGTGAGGAGTGTGAACCACGGCGTCAGAGCGCGTGCGGTTCCCACGCTTCCCCTTGTGCTGTCCGGGACACACGTCCCGTTATCTGACCATTACAGACAACCACGAGCGCCTCGTTATCGCACCGTGATCTTCCAAATGTTTCCTTGCTGTTTCCGCGATGTTAATTTGTCCCGTGAGGATCGGTCCTCGAACGAGTTGCTCGAAGCGGCTGCGGGTGCTCGGTGACTGGTAATGGTCCTGAAACGTAAGTGGGCGCGCAGATTTTTGGCGTGAGGAGTACATGTAGGTCACTTCTACATGCCCAGTGCCGGGTGACGATTAAAATTGCTGTTTCGCATCTGCACGTGCAGAGGTCGCGGTTGCAGGGTGAATTGGATTGCGGTCCCGCACTGGCTAAATACGACTCAGTCGCTAGCCTGCACGGGACCGCATTAATTGGCCTCGGTCTTGACAGCCGGTGGGGTTTTAGTTCCCCGTATTGGTGAGAAGTTGATCTAGATCGGCCGCGCTGTAGTTCCCGTTGAGTCCTTCAGCGCGAAGGATGCTCGCCAGTTCGGGGTGAGCCTCGGTGGCTTGATAGAGCATCTGATCAGCCTGAGCGGCCGACACGTTCCCTCCGTTGTCGAAAGCTTCCTGAATCGAGTCTGCATCTATCCCTGACGCCGAGGACAAATCGTCGATGACCTGATTCTTGAAGTCAAAGAACTTGTGAGACAAGCCGTCGCCCGATGGTGTGGGCGGTGCTGGCGCCAAGGTAGGTGCCGGAGCGGGATCTTCCAGAACTGGTGCGGGAGGCTCGGCGACGGGCACCGGTGCGGGGGCGTCCGCAACTGGTGCGGGTGCAGGATCTTCCACAATTGGTGCTGGGGCCGGTGTTGGCGCGTTGACAACGGGTGCCGGTGCGGGTGCGGGAGCGTTGACGACGGGTGCCGGTGCGGGATTGTCCGCAACTGGTGCGGGTGCGGGATCTTCCACAATTGGTGCTGGGGCCGGTGTTGGCGCGTTGACAACGGGTGCCGGTGCGGGAGTGTTGACAACGGGTGCCGGTGCGGGAGCGTCCACAACTGGTGCGGGGGCCGGTTCCGGTGCCGGTTCTGGTGTGGGTTCCGGTGCCGGTTCTGGTGTGGGTTCCGGTGCCGGTTCCGATCCGCCATTGCTGTGTGAGGGAGGAGCGGGAGGAGTTGGTAGGGCACCGGTAGGAGCCGAGTCCTCATGCGGCGGCTCCGGGCCCTCCGGAGCGGGAGCCATAGGTTCAAGGTCAGGCAGGTCCTCGGGGCCTATTTCTGAGTCGTAAGCTTCGCCTAGTGACCCAGTTACGCCATTATTAAAGGCCTCTTGGGCCGGATCTCCGGTGACCTTTTTCTTGAGATCCTTCTTAATCTTGTCTTCAGACTTGTCTGCGAGGACCTTGAAGCCTCCTTTCGCGACATCGCCGGTTACCTTGACGCCAAGACTTCCACCGCTAGTGAAGAGAACTGGGGAAAGTGAGCCAGCCTCAGTGGCAGGCTGATGAGCAATAGTAACGACACCGCCTCCCATCCACGCTAGGCCGTGGGACACGAATGAGGGCGTAATGTCGTGCTCGAGGTCGAATACGGTCTCACTGGCCCACTGTAGGGCCGGTTCTGCATTCTCTTTTGTAAAAAGACTCCGCACTTTCTTTCCGGAGTCAACTGGATGGAGGAAAAAGTTGGCGATGTCCTCTTTATGGTCCCACACGGTCTTGGTGGAAATCTTGACCGTTCCTAGGACCAGTTTGAGGGTCCCGGCTAGCGCCCCGACCGCTCCTCGCAAGGCTCCCAAGGATTCGAAGTCCGAAACCATCTGGCTGAGCGTATGCAGGCCGAAAGTCCCGGTAGCAAATTTCCGGGCGAGAGCGCGGTCGGCCCTATTTACTTCGCGTTTAAATGCGGCTACCTCACGCTCGACATTCTCGATCCGTATCTGTGCGGCTAACACTGCAGGAGGTTTCTCGGGATTTGGGACCATACGTGTTCCGCTAGGACTGTCAGGATCGGATTCCTCAATTTCGTCCTCCATAGCTTCAGCTGCATCGAGTTCGTCATTAGCGTCGTCAATCTCGCGTTCAAGTTCCTCCTTTCGGGTCTCAAAATCCCGCAACTGGCCTGCATATTCGACCAAGTTGTCCTTGAATTCGGAAGTTTTTGTA
The window above is part of the Dermabacter vaginalis genome. Proteins encoded here:
- a CDS encoding DUF6507 family protein encodes the protein MHYDIDPEASGHIIESAVSIVEDLSIAVDETNSAISTTGSALQHSPASQPAMMSFLQDIVMISVKSSQGQAFNTINCTIDALTSYLEGDATMSSNASSADASIGATDMPGVSTNGS
- a CDS encoding pore-forming ESAT-6 family protein: MPTTDRISFDTGVSQSVQGDLAGIIGRLEGLISMRDQQVNAAMSDFQADGVSEEYRHVEQRWHRASNEVRGIIDLVKTTMSKNDETATSAQQRAASAVANIG